The genomic stretch CCTCGGCGAACTCCCCGGCTCCGGCGGCAAGACCCTCACCCTCCACCGCGTCCTCACCCACATGATCGGCGAGACCCACCGCCACGTCGGCCACGCCGACATCGTCCGCGAGCTGATCGACGGCGCCACGGGACAGCGACGCGACGGCACGAACATGGCGCCGGGGGAGGAGGGTTGGTGGACGGAGCACTGGGAGCGGGTGGAGCGGGCGGCCAGGGACGTCAGTTCATGACCCGCTGCTACCCCCGCGGCACCCCTGAAGACCCCCGCACCATCAGCTCCCCCCGAATCGTCGCGATCCCCCCGGGAGGCGCCTCCTCGCGGCCCATCGCGATGCGGCCCGCCCGCGCCCCAGCCTCCGACAGCGGCAGCCGCACCGTCGTCAGGGACGGCACGGCGTCGATGCTGAACGGCAGATCGTCGAACCCGGCGACCGAGACGTCCTCCGGGATTCGCAGCCCGGACTCCCGCAGCGCGGCGCACGCGCCCAGGGCGACGGAGTCGTTCGCGGCGACCACCGCGGTCAGGGTCGGGTCCCGGCGCAGGAGTTCCAGCGTGGCCTCGTAACCGGAGCGGCGGTCGTAGCGGCCGTGGACCGTCCAGCGGGGGTCCTCCTCAATGCCGTGCGCCGCCAGCGCGGCCCGGTGTCCTTCGAGCCGGTGCCGGGTCGTGGTGCGCTCCTCGGGGCCCGCGATGTAGCCGAGCCGCCGATGGCCGAGGCCGATCAGGTGCTCGGTGAGCTCCTTGCCGCCGCCGCGGTTCTCGAAGGTCAGCGCGATGGCCCCGGTGTCCGGCGCCGGCGGGCGCCCGCACAGCACCACCCGGGTCCCCGCCTCCGCCAGCTTCCGCAGCTTCGTCGCCACGGCCGCCGCGTGAGGGGCGTTCTCCACGGCCCCGCCGGTCAGCACCACGGCCGCCGCCCGCTGCCGCTGGAGCAAGGTCAGATAGGTCAGCTCGCGTTCGGGGGAGCCGCCCGTGTTGCAGACGACCGCGAGACGCTCACCGCCCGCGCGCCCGCCCGGGCCGCCGATCTCCGCCTGGATCGCGCTCGCCATGATCCCGAAGAAGGGGTCGGCGATGTCGTTGACGAGGATGCCGACCAGGTCGGACGTGGCGGCGGCCAGCGCGCTGGCCGGCCCGTTCAGCACGTAGTCCAGCTCGTCCACGGCGCGCAGCACCCGCTCACGGGTGGACGCGGCCACGGGATAGTTCCCGTTCAGTACGCGCGACACCGTCGCGGGCGAGACCTGCGCGCGGGCCGCCACGTCCGCCAGGGTCACCGTCATCTCGTC from Streptomyces davaonensis JCM 4913 encodes the following:
- a CDS encoding LacI family DNA-binding transcriptional regulator, with product MTVTLADVAARAQVSPATVSRVLNGNYPVAASTRERVLRAVDELDYVLNGPASALAAATSDLVGILVNDIADPFFGIMASAIQAEIGGPGGRAGGERLAVVCNTGGSPERELTYLTLLQRQRAAAVVLTGGAVENAPHAAAVATKLRKLAEAGTRVVLCGRPPAPDTGAIALTFENRGGGKELTEHLIGLGHRRLGYIAGPEERTTTRHRLEGHRAALAAHGIEEDPRWTVHGRYDRRSGYEATLELLRRDPTLTAVVAANDSVALGACAALRESGLRIPEDVSVAGFDDLPFSIDAVPSLTTVRLPLSEAGARAGRIAMGREEAPPGGIATIRGELMVRGSSGVPRG